The Alcaligenes aquatilis genome contains the following window.
CATTGCTGGACCGTAATACGGCTGATGTGTTCAGTCCGATAGTCCTGCAAAAACGGGTTGTACTTGTTTTCCTCGGTGTGATGATGGCGAAAGCCACACTTGGCTTGCGCAATTTGCGATTGGGTATTGTTGGCAAAGTAGCCGCACCACAGTGCTTTCAGCTTCAGTGTTTCAAAAGCGTGTCGCATCACTTCGCGCACGGCCTCGGGGATCAAGCCTTGCCCCCAGTAAGGGACGCCAATCCAATAGGCAATTTCGCCTTCTTCTGCACTGATCTCGACG
Protein-coding sequences here:
- a CDS encoding GNAT family N-acetyltransferase produces the protein MKLQTERLILRPWQDSDAEDLYEYAKDERVGPIAGWPVHTSVEESAEIIRTVFNMPEVYAVVHKDIGRAVGCIGILIGKNSNVEISAEEGEIAYWIGVPYWGQGLIPEAVREVMRHAFETLKLKALWCGYFANNTQSQIAQAKCGFRHHHTEENKYNPFLQDYRTEHISRITVQQWRALPKQPA